CCATGGCACATGTAGAATGGATACAATTGAATTACAACAACATAAAGGGGAAATAGTGGAagataaagaagataatataagTTGGGGTTAGATCACAGATGTAGAagattgtttttgattttgtaatAGGAATCATTTTATTTCATGGCTTGCTTTTGCTGGATAATTCATTGATTAATAGGTAATCTACTACTGACCAGTCTTTCTCTATACTTTCTCTGTACTCTTTGTACTAGattaattctttccctcttcagaAGGTGCAATTAGAATTTCCCAGAGTCAAGTGGCTTCACAGACCCCTAATGCCCCAATTTGTGCTGTGGATAAAATAATGTCCTTCCCTTTTAAGGAATTGTATAAGCTTTCTCCCTCCAAATAGCCTACCATGCTTAGTCATTCAATTTTTGGCCAGCAAATCTGATATAAGTAACAACTGCTTACCTGGTCATAATCATACTCCTCAATCCCCCACCATTCTAATTTATCCAATTGTTGCCCAAAAAATATTCTGATATAAGTATCAATTACTTACATGTCATATGTATATTCCCCCAAGTCTCCACCATTCTTATTTATACCATTCTTATTGTTGGCTAACAGATCTTCTGATATACATATcataagcataaaataaaatggggaaactTAAATTTTCAGTGCCACTTCAGTTAGGAAGAGACAAGAAGTTAAAAACatcaggaaaagaaagaactgaCTAGCAAACAAGAAAACTTTACTTCTTccaggagggaggaaaagagacagttaacaaatctttattaaatacGTATTATGTTCTAGAAACTGAGCCACTGCAAAGAAAATGtacaatacaaaaaaaggaaaaagatagtttcctactctcaaggagctcagagAATAATTGTGGAGACAACGTGTCAACAaacatgtacaaacaaaatatatgaagGATAAATTGAGATAATCAATAGGAGGGAAGGCATTGGCATTAAAGGGATCTTTtcatagaagatgggattttagcccAAGATATGAAGGAGGTCAACGAAGTTAGGAACtggaagtgaggaagaaagagggTTGCTGTCTCTACTCTTCCAGACTTAtctcaatcaatgaatcaataagcattaagggcctactatgtgccaagcattgtgctaagggatgaggatacaaaaagaaacaaaagtcaaTCTCTGCTCTttagaagtttacaatctaataattAACATCAGTCCAATTTGTTCCAGAATTCATCTGAACGCCTGTTCTTGGCCATTGTTTTGTGCCATACTTGGACAATCTGGTCTGATCCTTTAGCAGATATTTCCGTTGTGTTATCTTTCCATGAGTTTAGAAGAGATGGTTCATTGTTGTCCTCTGTCTAAGTCAGCATCCTATAGTTAATAATAACATTAACTAGCAACtatgtagtactttaagatttgtaaaacattttacaaatttttacaaaattttacaaatattatctcatttaatcctctctACAACCCTGAGTGGTAAgtaccattattatctccattctacagatgagaaaaataaggcagGTAGTAATTAAGTCTCCTTGCAAGAAAGTCTAGCTATTCTCTCTCCACTGCTCTTTTCCTAGCTGCACCTAGTTCAATGTCATAGGCACCTGGGAATTTTGGGTAGTGTCTCCCAGATTAAGGTGACTGACCAATAGGTAAATCCTTGGTTCCCACAAGGTTTCTGTAGCCATAATGGTGTGGACTCTGACACaagcttattttcttcccttatcaAGAAGGAGTGCATCTGGTTATTATCATCCATAATCAAGTCCCAGAATGTCCCATTTGAATAGCCATTGTCTAGAATTGTTGGCtgatttgtgaactgatctaaacatgctggatagcaatctggaaaactgtgcccaaagggctataaaacttcatatcctttgatccaacaatattgTTACTAGATCAGtaacccaaagaaatcattaaaaaattgaataagacCTACCCatacaagaatatttatagcattttgtggtgacaaagaattggaaattgaggggatacccattaatttggaaatggctgaacaagttgtagttcatgaatatgatggaataagaaatgatgaacagtctgatttcaaaaaaacctggaaagacttacatgaactgatgctaagtgaagtgagcagaaccaggaagttAATAGCAAGACTGTGCGATGATCAATTGTGCTGAGGATCACTTTAGCTCTttccagcaatacaatgatccaagacaattccaaaaagaCTCACAATAGAAAATGTTATCCAGATCTGGAGAAAGAATTATTGAATCTGATTGTAtactgaaaaatattattttcactcttgatttttttcccttttcttgtgggtttccccctttttaatgttaaataatattaatatgattgtacatgtagaATTtaaatcagattatttgctgtcttagggagtggaaagagaaaaaattagaactaaaaattttatgaaagtgaattttgaaaattatctttacatataattgaaaaaatactattacatGTGTTGTGGGGAGAAGAGTTtgtgtctggatttgaattctggtttttcaGATCCCAGGTCCAATGCAATTCATCCCTGTGGCTCCAAAATAGGACAGAGGGTTGACAGCAGCCCCTTCCTAGATGGTTTCTCCCACCAGACAACTAGAATGGGGGGTGAGGGGGGAGTTGAACATCCTTCCTGTCTGATTGGTGGGGGGAGTGATGTGGTCATCTGTTCCGCTCCTAGTGGAGGAAACCCGTGACATAAGAACTGAGCTAAGGTCCCCCACCTCCCTCTGCTGTCCCCAGCTCCAGGTGTAGCCTGCCTCAGGACCCAGTTAGATTAAAGGAGTTTCAGCTCctgaagatggaggagaagacCCCAAGCACAAGCAGAGTTCCAACTCTTGCAGATATAAAAAATGACCTTGGGATAGGAGAATTGGTGAGGAAATAAGAGGGAAGGGGACCCTGGCTTTTGAAAAGACCTGCCTACCTGGGACCAAGGGGAAGGGAGCTGGTGTGGAAGAAGGAAAAGTCCAGTAACAGTCTTAGTCACTGAGTGGGGGGAGAGCTAGGAAGGGTCAGGAGACTGATGGGAGGAGGGGGGAATGATAATGGGGAACAGTCCAGTAACAGTCTTAAGTCACTGAGTGGGGGAGGTTCAGGGGGAAGGGTCAGGAGGCTCATGGGAGGGGAGATAATAATGGGGGACAGTCCAGTAACAGTCTTAAGTCACTGAGTGGGGGAGGGTCAGGGGGGAGGGTCAGGAGGCTcatgggaagaggaggggagataATAATGGGGGACAGTCCAGTAACAGTCTTAAGTCACTGAGTGGGGGAGGTTCAGGGGGAAGGGTCAGGAGGCTcatgggaagaggaggggagataATAATGGGGGACAGTCCAGTAACAGTCTTAAGTCACTGAGTGGGGGAGGtttagggggaagggagaaggctcatgggaagaggaggggagataATAATGGGGGACAGTCCAGTAACAGTCTTAAGTCACTGAGTGGGGGAGGtttagggggaagggagaaggctCATGGGAAGAGGAAGGGTAATAAGGTAGAACAGTCCAGTAACAGCCTTAGTCACTGAGTGGGGGGAGGCCTAAGGGGAAGGGTCGGGAGGTTCATGGGAAGAGGAGGGGGGATAATAATGGGGGACAGTCTAGTAACAGTCTTAGTATATGAGTTGGAGAGATTCCCAGAGAAGGGTCAGGAGGCTcatgggaagaggaaggggatatGGAGGACAGGTCAGTAAGAATCTTAGTAACTGAATGGGGGTAAGTTTAAAGGAAAGGGTCAGGAGTCTTATAGGAGAAGGGGGAATGATAATAAAGTTAAGGACAACTGTAGTACTCTTTAGGAAAGGTGTAGGGACAAGCCATGTGGCTGTAAGTGGCCTGGCAGCTGTCCAgtgattgaatttgaatttggaatTCCTAACTCCCAAGTTCAGCTTTCTATCCACTCTGACATATAcgtacataatatgtatataatatactgacatgaatatataattttattgattaattttttcatatttaacatatttatttgtaCCTGCTGTATCTTTATATATAAGCTCATTTCAAGTAGggattgtttttaattctttcgACTTCTCTCTCATAGTGATGCCTGGCATaatagcaggtgtttaataaatatttgaattaatcATTTGATCGATCACTTGATTATTAATCCTGAACTCTGGGATTTGAACATCAAGCCATCCCACTTGAAAAGGATTGATTGAGAAAGAATAAATCACAATCAATTCAATCATGTCTCCTTTAACATCTATTAAGCATTCTCTACTTTAGCCTCCCTGATACTGTTCTCATTGAATTCTGACCAGATCCCAGAAATAAGGGACTAACCTGGAGCAAAGATTTCATTCCTAAGAATGGGAGGAGAAAACAGGGGTGAGTTTAGGGCCCTATATGGATTTTTCTATTACTATTAGATGAAgatggaagggagaaggaggagtgtCCAGGCagtggtatgctggtaaatgtttaatatcagctaactgggaaaaaaaggatgcagaatatactttaaaatttaatgagCATTATTAACGTTTTCTCTACTACATTTTTAAGTCTAGACAAGCAACAAAAAATTAACTCAAACcatgatttctgaggtgtaaatgctcacactgaaaatttaacaattttgaATTATGATCTGGCAAGATCCACCCTTTACAGGGTAGTCATAATAATTGCTGGTTCCAAATGATATGTTTGGGGTctagcaccaaatgatgagattcaGGCATCAAATATTAGGGTTTAGTCCTGtgaagtaatagtaatagtaactaATGAGAGAAGTActaatagtagtggtagtggtagtaatagtagtagtagtagtcatgatagaagtagtaatagtagaagtagtgcTAGTGATGGTAATTGTAGTAAtattagtagtaatagcagcaataGTAGTCATGATAAAATTGGTAGTAGTAGAGGTAGTAATAATAGAAGTggtaatgatagtaataatagtaatagtagtagtagtagtagtagtagtagcaataatcATGATAgaagtggtagtagtaatagtaggagTAGCAGCAGCAGCCCAGTATTCTTAGCATTCAAATACTTAGCATTTTGTACTCTTGGCATTCAATTTCAGATGTTCCAAACTATATCtaaagcactttcttcacaacagTTCAGGGAGGTGAATTAttgaaatatgataaatattcccattttatcaatgaggaagCTGGGGTCCAGGTTGGAGAAATAATTTATCCTCCCTCTCAAAAGTATAATGCAATCTCAAAGTACATTCTGGATTCTTGGAGGCCTTTTCACAAGGTCaaactattttcacaataatactaAAATATTGTCCATTAAAATACTCTCCTCTTTTCCAACTATTTATtggtttgaggccagattttcttcatatactttagTCAAAACAACATATCacaacagattgaatgcagaagcagatgTAGAATACAGCTGTCTTCTGTTAAGCCATacattaaagagatttttttgggggggaggaaacaacaaaaaaaaaaccaaccctatTTAAATCAATGCATtcttctcctttgcttttttttttttagttattttttattaaaacatacCATTTATATTAGCTTTTAacagattattaaagttattactCAATAATTTAGCAGTGTTTTTAAATGACATAACACATGGCAACATAAGACATTTaagatttttcagttttaatttttattatggttgtatatgtattcacacatatatagacacataaatatatttatggacTACCTGACATATCCCACATAAAACATAAACTTAAGATCTTCTTGGAGACTcgatttttaagagtataaaaaaGGTCCTCTTTAGTTTTTGAGACTACCATGTAGGGATCCCCAGACTCAAAAGTTTGAgaacatttaatatatttattttaaataattgtaaaaccAAGTTTAAGATCCAATTCTGCTGATTTCTCAAATGTTCTTTTCACCACCTCACATTGCCTTTTATCACTTTTGACTTTTGACAGACAAGTTAAACTGATTGATGCCACAGCTGGCTCTGACATCTGTTTTCCATagcagtttttaattttaattttgttttttcaaacttTCTCTACAGGGGATGTTTTGGCAACAAAAATGCAAGTTAAGCCCCAAACGGGGATCTTGCATAGGAGGTATTTTCACCATCTTCATGACCATCCAGTCCCTCATTCTTGACTTGAACCAGTCGACTTCCTTTGGTAAGGATCCCAACAAATTCAACATCTATGAAGATCTCTCTGGCTTGGTCCTCTGGACTTTCAGTCGCAAGAATAACATTATCACTTTCTTATCTATTGCCACCCTCCTAGCTAGCTGTTTCCTCCTCTACTCTATATACATGAAACTCTACCTGGGTCTCCTTATCTACAGCCTTTGGATCATCATTTATGAAATCATCTACTTCTTCCTAATTCTGCTAATCTCTCAGGTCATCATTCCGGACTTTAAGCCAGTAAGGTATTATCTATGGATTAGCCAAATTTCTCGCATGATCATCCATGCCTTCTGGTTACCCTTTGTCATGATGTATGCCTACAATctctttaaaggcccaaaccactTGACCAAGAAGAGCCTACATAACTTACCGCCATTTGATTCCTGGTCCCATATGGGCATATTAACCCAAGATAGAAAGTTCACCTGATCTtgtaaggaggaaggaagggaggaaggaagaaagggatttcTAGATTTCCCTACTTTCTACCTTCTTAATTCCAGATCCTGATGCCTTCTGTTGATGTTGATTCTTGTTCCaagttaatactttttttttttttttcccccaagcaaGGGATTGTTCTGCAGGCAAAATTTGGgcggggtggagggagaaggagagaatgagGAGAGGAAGAGTTCACTTGgatcatttgttatttttatctatttattttagtgtttaataataaattatcttGCATTGTTCTTTACCTTTTGGTTCTTTACctgaattctctttttctcttgtaaTTTACTgtgttacatttttatttcttcagaaaGTTATTTCAACCTTATAAGAAATTAATTGTCCTAGAGTTTCTGTTCAGACAATGTGATGTAATCACTCTCACTCAGTGAACAAACATTTCCTAAGAAATCTGTTGTGCACGATGCATTATACTAGGTGCTGGGagagatttaaaacaaaaaaaaattaataaaaggaaatttcttGGCCTTAAAGAATTTGTAGTCTAGTTTGAATAATGAGACAAATACAcagattcaaataatttaaatttgaataaatattcAGAGTACAAACTATTCTGGGATGACCTAGAAGATTcagaaaagattttttcctaatccatcaatcaataaacatttactaagtgcctactatgtgccaagaactgtactaagctctggggatacaaaaagggacaaaagacaatccttgccctcaaagagtttataatcaaaGAGGGAGACAACAGGAAAACGCATATACAAAACAACCTAAGGGGAAGCAGTGGAATGAAGTGTTGAGGAAGGTTTTctgtaaaagatgagattttagttggaacttaatgTAAATAAGGGAAGTCAAAGTGTAATTGGGCTTggggagagcattccaagcatgagggcaactaagaaaaatgaacagaatcaagaaatGGAGTGTCTCGTTTGTAGAATAGCCAAGAGAACAATATCACTGGATAAAAGAATACATGTGGGATTAAAgtgtaagaagaatggaaagataggAGGGGGCCTGGTTATAAGGGCTTTGAATGTTCTAAAGAtccttttgtatttgatcctggaggcaatagagagccactggagtttattttgTAGGGAAGTGACATGATAAGACCTGTGATTTGGGAAAACCACTGGTgctgaatgaaggatggattggagtgggaagagcCTTGAAGAAGGCTGACCCACCAGCAGGTTCTTAGAGTGGTCCAGATGTGAAGAGATGGGGGCCTGCACTTCTTGGTTAatggttgtcctttgttctcaaagatgaccaaaattacatcactatgttagagcaTAATTTCTGTGCATCTTAACTGTGGCTTATAGATTAATACGAGCTCAGAATACTCTGCCACAAGTTGGACACAGAGTCCTTATGAACATTTAGGGTGGcctctctaattttgcacatcttgttaattcaattctgctttgctcatagagcacaacaCTTTCTTGGACGAGGGAGGCCGTGCTGGGgtatcctgtgccagtgtctcccctGTCATGaatcgattctaaagttcttaaaagacaCGCTTTTCCTAACCTCCTTAAGAgcgcttgccctgtgtgagttctccataaaataataatgcatttggcattcaaacaatgtgaccAGACCAACAAGAGTTGTGCACTCCGGAGCAGAATTGGAATACTTGGCAGTTTACTTTGAGAAATaacctgccaggtgatcttcagaccTGCACAGTAATGTCAAAAGAGAAGAGGGTATATGAGGGATGTTGAAAAGGGAAAATTGACATGCTTTGGCTATAGCTTGGAGGAGTGAGAGAATGTGAGAAAATAAGGATGCTTCCTAGATTTTGTGTTGCCCTCCAGAAATGAGGTGGGTGGTATAGTAGGAAAGCAGGATGTGGAGGAAAAGATGAGAtcttttttggacatgttgagatTAAGATAACTGGATAGCCAGTTGGAAATGTCTGAAAACCACTGGGACTCTGAAAAACAGATAGAATATCTACAACTAAAGATACTCATAGAGGAGGGTATTCCAGATGCAGGAAACAGTGTGAATAGAGATATGGAGATAGGATGTGTTTGGGGAACACTGATGTGTGAGAGAATAAAATGTGAGATAAGGTTACCGAGGTAGGTGGGAGACACTAGAGGGGGAGGAGGTAACATGGTGAGTGCCAAAATATCATGTATTTGAACTTTATTTGGAAATCAAGGGGCAAGTGGGCATCACAGTGAACAGAGTACTAATCCTCGACCCTCAGACATGAGCTGTATGACTCTCAACAAATTAACCTTGAttgccttaagaaaaaaaaaaccaaaacaataaagGGTCATTGAAGGATTTCAAGCAGCCTGCTATGGCATATTATCACATCTCAGCTTAAGAAGCTTAATAAAGAAATAGGATATAAGCTAGTTTGGAGGTGCAGGGAAAGGTCTTGATAAGATCATCTTCAGTAAGTAGCCCATTGCAATATTCTAGGCAATGTAATGATATTGTCACATTCCTAAAAAATCTATGATTTGTATGGTGGAGGAGGCTCCCTCTACTGTTGCCTATTATAATTCCTTCATGCCTTGGTAGACATTTTCATGAGCTGACCAAAACCAGTCCAACATCTGCTAGTAATAAGTGGCCAACACTTTGCCTCTTATCAAATACCCTTCCAAATGAGTAAGACCTTCAGATCTTGCACTGTCCTGGCATAGTTTCACAAAACTCATCATTTCTTCACCTGAAGAATGAGAAATCAATCAAGTCATGCTGTAGTGGAACAATAATAGCTCACATAGCACTGTAAGGTTAAATGCTTTCTTTGCAACAAAGAGGAGtcgttatttaaaaaaaaatgttgttcagttgtgttcaactctttgtgaccccatttgagattttcttgacaaaaatactggaatgattgtcatttccttctccacatcattttacagatgaagaattgaagaaaataagagttaagtgactcctccagagtcacacaactaataagcctctgaagtcacatttaaactcaggtctttgtgaTTGTAGGCCGGGTGCTGTTTCCACTTTGACATCTAGCTTCATTTAAGATAAATGAATGccccacccccattttatagatgaggaaaccaagattcaaagagtttaaatgatttatccacaTTCTAGGAAATATAGATGCCGGAACTTAAAAGCCTGTGATGGGTGATGAGACTCTTGAAGGTGGGTATgagaataaagaaatgaattcagATAATGTGAGAGATCTTATAGAGACCTGGATTACTGACTGAATgtatgggaagagagagaggaaaatgtcAGAAATAATTCAGTCATGAGCACGGATACTATAGGCAGCAGTGGTACTTATTACAAGATTAAATAAGGTAATACATAGGTGAGCACAGATACTACAGGCAATGATGTACTTATTacaagattaaatgagataatacatagaTGGCACCTGGGTCCCACACACATACAAACTATGTCCCCCCAAGTTTAAACTCTAAACCATAACTTGTAGCTCACCTGAGGACACAGTTCAAAAGAACTGCATTTAACAAAAGACAATGGTAAGAGGAGCGGTAACTAAGCATTAATCCTGCTTTAAAAGCAGGGTCATACCATACCCCCACACCATTAAGGGGAGGAGTAGACATTGGGGGGGGGGCACGTATAAGTGCCCCACATGTTGGGAGCATGTGATCAGAGCACAGCTCAGAAAAGCAACTCGCACCTCTAATATTGATCGCTTAAGTTTTCTACTGCTATTCATTGGTCTGCTGGGGGTTGCTGTATGTTGTCCTTCATCACCATCTTCTGTCTTGCATCACTTTGGGGCTACCTAAAGGCATCTAGATGGTACAGTGTAGATggtgctggtcctggagtcaaaaAGCATCAcgtttgtgagttcaaatctagcctgagacaATAATTCTgtaaccctggccaagtcacttcatcccatttgcctcagtttcctcatctgtcaaattaactggagaagcaaatgaaaaccactccagtatcctcaAATGTAGTCAACAAAGATTTTGACATCACTGTGATGATTCAACAACACTAGTTAATGTCACTTTAGTAGTGTCAGCAATAGGCTCTGACTCCAAAATCAGGCATCTTTCCACTATTCTCACACTCACCATCAATTTTAGCCATTGCTAAGAACAATAAGCAAAAACcaaagccaaaaacaaaacatggGGTTTGTATCCACTACTTTTTGAGTAGGCCACGGAATAAGAGGTAAAGTCAATAGAGtaccaggcttggaatcagaaagattcatcttcctgagttcaatctggcctcagacactcaccagCTGTATAACTATGGGCAAGTTATTTCTTCTGtttccctcactttcctcatctgtaaaatgaatgggagaaGGAATTTGCAGGCCACCCTAgtattttaccaagaaaacccaaaaatgaATCACAGTCAGATACCATTAAAATGAAGGAACAGAAACAAAATGGAATATCACTAAAGGTTTTTGAACAAAGGAATGAGTAGGATGGGCTACAAAGATAGGCGAGACACAAGTCATGCTCATAATGGTCTAGAGAACTAATAGAGAAGTAGCTGCTGATCTTCCTagtcttctttctaaatcttccCCTTTCAGTCTATTCTTAAGACCCTACTAACTGAGCCCTCTATTCATGCTTGGCTCTCTCCAAGTCAGTCTTTTATTCAAAAACTTTCAGTGATACCCCATTGCCTACCCCCTAAAAATCTCCTAAAACTGACATACAAGGTCCTCCACAATCTGATTCCAAAATATCTACCCAGTCTTAATCTGTATCACTTCCATTCACATATTCTATGTTCCATTCAAACTAATACTGTTcatccttttctcattttgttctatCTCTATATCCTTTGCATCTAGCCTTTATTCACTCCTTCCCTTATCTCTGGAACTCCAATTATGTCAACCTATCAAGTTTTTCCTTGCCTTCAACTCTgatgttccttttttctttctttgggaaggatcctttttttaaatagtattttattttttcaaatacatataaaaatagttttcaacatacatttttgtaactttgtgttctaattttttctctcttcttttgtctttcccctccccaagacagcaagcaatctgatgtaggttaaatatgtgcaagccttttaaacatatttccatatttgtcatgttatacaaaaaaaaatcatgccaaaaagaaaaaagaaaaagaaaaaccatgagaaggaaaaacaaacaaacaaaaaagtgaaactattccatggttttctctctggatgtgattggcattttccatcccaagtctattggaattaacttgaatcatctcattgttgaaaagagccaagtcaggGAGCAgctagcacagtggatagagcaccagccctgaattcaggaggacccgagttcaaatgtggtctcagacacttaacacttcctagctgtgtgaccctgggcaagtcacttaaccccagcctcagaaaaaaaaaagaaaaaagaaaagagccaagtccatcacagttgataatcttgttgttactgtgtaccatgttttcctggttctgctcttaaCGAGTCAGAAAACTCCCCTAACATACTGCTTTCTCTTGTGCCAGtgatatttcttctttaattatttttttttttcagagttcttTACCAGACCTCTTCTTTATGTTAATCTCTCCGGAGGTATTCTCC
The Sminthopsis crassicaudata isolate SCR6 chromosome 4, ASM4859323v1, whole genome shotgun sequence genome window above contains:
- the TMEM217B gene encoding putative transmembrane protein 217B isoform X2, whose amino-acid sequence is MFWQQKCKLSPKRGSCIGGIFTIFMTIQSLILDLNQSTSFGKDPNKFNIYEDLSGLVLWTFSRKNNIITFLSIATLLASCFLLYSIYMKLYLGLLIYSLWIIIYEIIYFFLILLISQVIIPDFKPVRYYLWISQISRMIIHAFWLPFVMMYAYNLFKGPNHLTKKSLHNLPPFDSWSHMGILTQDRKFT
- the TMEM217B gene encoding putative transmembrane protein 217B isoform X1 gives rise to the protein MEEKTPSTSRVPTLADIKNDLGIGELGMFWQQKCKLSPKRGSCIGGIFTIFMTIQSLILDLNQSTSFGKDPNKFNIYEDLSGLVLWTFSRKNNIITFLSIATLLASCFLLYSIYMKLYLGLLIYSLWIIIYEIIYFFLILLISQVIIPDFKPVRYYLWISQISRMIIHAFWLPFVMMYAYNLFKGPNHLTKKSLHNLPPFDSWSHMGILTQDRKFT